In Pseudomonas oryzihabitans, the DNA window CAGTCTGGCCGAGCTGCGCTATCAATACCCCAGCGAGGTGGTACCGGAGGGTCATACGGCCACCAGCTGGCTGCGTGTGCTCACTGAGGAGGGCTGTGCATGGCGCTGGCCCGAGGGCGTCTCGGATCGACTGCGCGTCCAGATTGAGAAAGAGCTGCAGCTGATCGCCGTCAAGGCATACGAGAGTTACTTCCTGACGGTGCACGACATCGTACGCTTCGCACGGCAGAAGGGAATCCTCTGCCAGGGTCGGGGCTCGGCCGCCAACTCGGCGGTCTGCTTTGCACTGGGCATTACCGAACTAGATCCAACCCGGATCAATCTCCTGTTCGAGCGTTTCATCAGCCATGAACGCGATGAGCCGCCGGACATCGACGTGGACTTCGAGCATGACCGGCGGGAAGAGGTCATCCAGTACATCTTCCGCCGTTACGGCCGGCAGCGCGCCGCGCTCACCGCAGTGGTATCCACCTATCACGCTGCCGGCGCCGTCCGAGACGTGGCCAAAGCCCTGGGTCTTCCCCCGGATCAGATCACAGCGCTTGCAGACTGCTGTGGCCGCTGGACCGACAATCTGCCGCCACCGGCGCGCCTGCGTGAGTCGGGGTTCGATCCTGATAGTCCCCTCATTCACCGGATCCTAGTGCTCACCGGTGAATTGATCGGATTCCCGCGCCACCTCTCCCAACACCCGGGCGGTTTCGTCATCGCCGACCAGACGCTGGATACCCTGGTGCCGGTCGAGAACGCGGCCATGGAGGGTAGGACGGTCATCCAATGGGACAAGGACGATCTCGATGCGATGGGCCTGCTCAAGGTCGACATCCTCGCCCTGGGCATGCTCAGCGCGCTGCGCCGGTGCTTCGACCTGGTCAAAGCTTACCGGGGCAAGGAACTGACCCTGGTGACCGTGCCTCAAGAGGACAAGCCGACCTACGCGATGATCAGCCGGGCGGACACGCTTGGCGTGTTCCAGATCGAGTCGCGTGCGCAGATGGCCATGCTGCCGCGGCTGAAGCCGCAGACCTTTTACGACCTGGTGATCGAGGTGGCTATCGTCCGGCCGGGCCCCATCCAGGGAGGGATGGTTCACCCGTACCTGCGCCGGCGGACGGGCCAGGAAGAGATCAGCTACCCGCCGGAGCTGGAGCGCGTCTTCGGCCGGACCCTGGGTGTGCCCCTGTTCCAGGAACAAGTGATGGAGCTTGCCATCCTTGCCGCCGACTACACCCCGGGGGAAGCCGATCAGCTGCGGCGCAGCATGGCGGCGTGGAAGCGTCATGGCGGACTGGAGCCACACCGGGAGCGGCTCACCTCACGCATGCGCGCTAACGGCTACACCGCCGAGTACGCCGCGGACATCTTCCGGCAAATCGAGGGGTTCGGCAGCTACGGTTTTCCCGAATCCCATGCGGCCAGCTTCGCCCTGCTGACCTACGCGAGCTGCTGGCTCAAATGCCACGAACCGGCAGCTTTTGCTGCGGCGCTGATTAACTCCTACCCCATGGGTTTCTACAGCCCAGACCAGATCCTGCAGGACGCCCGGCGCCACCGGTTGCAAACCCTGCCGGTGGACGTGACCTGCAGCGACTGGGATTGCAGCCTCGAGGCTGTCGCGGATAGCCGGCAACCCGCCATCAGGATGGGGCTGCGCATGGTGCGAGGCCTGGCCGAGAAACACGGCCGCGCGGTCGAACAGGCTCGCAGGCAGCAACCGTTTCGAGATATCACAGATCTGTGCCTACGTGCCGGTCTTGATGCCAAAGCACGCGAGCACCTCGCCGATGCAGGAGCGCTTAAGGGGTTGGCTGGTCATCGCTTCCAAGCACGATGGGCAATGGCCGCAATCGAGCCACAGCTTCCGCTTTTCGCTGAGGGCGCAGTCGTTGTAGAGGAGATCCAGGAACTGGTCGCTCCCACCACGGGTGAAGACCTCCATTCCGACTATGCCTCGTTGGGTACTACCCTAGGCCCCCATCCTCTTACCCTGCTCCGCCCCGAATTCATGGCTCAGCGTCTTATGAGCTCTCGTGACCTCAAGGAGCGACGCCACGGTCAGCCAGCGCGGATCGCCGGACTGGTTGTCGGTCGGCAACGCCCAGGCACTGCCAGCGGTGTGACCTTCGTAACGCTGGAAGATGAATTCGGGATGGTGAATGTGGTGGTCTGGCGCACCCTGGCGGAGCGTCAGCGACGGGAGCTGGTCGCGTCTCAGCTGATGCGTGTGGATGGCACCATTGAGACGCGAGATGGGGTGCTGCATGTGGTGGCGGGTAGGCTGCAGGACATTAGTGAGCTATTACAGGGGCTGGATACACGCAGCCGCGATTTCCACTAGGGACTTTACCCTTGTTATAACCAGGCCAAGTGACCGTGCTGGCTATTTCTTACGTGCCAGCCTATCAGCAGCTTGGTCTAAACATCCGCTTTCCCCACCCAATGCTCTCGTGGCCTTTGCAGATGCCCGGAGCAACAATTCGCTTGCATGAACCACTTGCTTATCTGCGAGGCGATCAACAGGCCCCGACAGGGTCAGAGCACCTTGCAAAAGTTGGCCGGGCCCAAAGACAGGGACGGATACCGCGGCGATTTCCGGGTCTCGCTCGCCCGAGGAGGATGCCCAATAGCACTCAGCAACGTCAGGCAGGTCACTAGCGGCCTTGTGCCCAAACACTCTAAGCACCTTTCCGGATGCACCTACGGCTAACGGAAAGCGATCGCCCTCGTGTACCGATACCTTGATGGCGCGCTTGGGCTCAACGCGAAAAAGCACGACTCTGCTCTCTCCTTCCTCGACGTAGAAGGAGGAGGTTTCTCCTGTTTCGTCCGAGAGATCCTGCAACAGAGGATAGAGGATGTCGCGTAGACGAAAGGACGTCTGGTAAAGGTTGGCCAACCGTGACGGCTCATGACCGATGGTGAACTGTCCATCTGCCAATCGCCGGATAAATCCTGCTTTTTCGATGGAGCTAACCAGGCGCAGGATCGTGCTCTTGTACAGCCCCGTGCGCCGGGCAAGCTCCGCCAGCGTTAGGACAGGATGATCGGCGTCGAACGCGCCCAGTATCGCGAAAGCGCGGTCGACGGCAGCGACGCCTTCGGAACTGCCACGGGCAGAGGAATCGGTTTGTTCGAGATCGGCAGGGGTCATAGGCTCTATCGGGAGCAATCGTTCAAGGGCGCGGAGCAATGCTCCAGATTCGCTCCAGTGTAGCCGCTGGAGCGAATCGGCAGCCAGAACGACGTTCTACCCTCAATCTTCGCGAAGGAATAATTTCAGTGACCCCGCCAACAGGGCCGCAGCGAAAAGAATGCAGCCCATGACCATCAAGCCTGCGGTAAAGGA includes these proteins:
- a CDS encoding IclR family transcriptional regulator produces the protein MTPADLEQTDSSARGSSEGVAAVDRAFAILGAFDADHPVLTLAELARRTGLYKSTILRLVSSIEKAGFIRRLADGQFTIGHEPSRLANLYQTSFRLRDILYPLLQDLSDETGETSSFYVEEGESRVVLFRVEPKRAIKVSVHEGDRFPLAVGASGKVLRVFGHKAASDLPDVAECYWASSSGERDPEIAAVSVPVFGPGQLLQGALTLSGPVDRLADKQVVHASELLLRASAKATRALGGESGCLDQAADRLARKK
- a CDS encoding error-prone DNA polymerase, yielding MTPGYAELHCLSNFSFQRGASSVDQLFERAKAMGYEALAITDECTLAGIVRAWQASEKHDVRLILGAEFQVAQGPKLVLLVEDLQGYQQLCRLITLARRRADKGSYRLLREDLGQVAGLVALWVPERGAEAEATRWLLEVFPDRLWIATGLHFDQDDQVRLQQLQGLGAALGLPLVAAGDVHMHCRGRRALQDTITAIRHHVPVAEAGQLLFPNGERHLRTREALARCYPPELLAETLRVAERCTFSLAELRYQYPSEVVPEGHTATSWLRVLTEEGCAWRWPEGVSDRLRVQIEKELQLIAVKAYESYFLTVHDIVRFARQKGILCQGRGSAANSAVCFALGITELDPTRINLLFERFISHERDEPPDIDVDFEHDRREEVIQYIFRRYGRQRAALTAVVSTYHAAGAVRDVAKALGLPPDQITALADCCGRWTDNLPPPARLRESGFDPDSPLIHRILVLTGELIGFPRHLSQHPGGFVIADQTLDTLVPVENAAMEGRTVIQWDKDDLDAMGLLKVDILALGMLSALRRCFDLVKAYRGKELTLVTVPQEDKPTYAMISRADTLGVFQIESRAQMAMLPRLKPQTFYDLVIEVAIVRPGPIQGGMVHPYLRRRTGQEEISYPPELERVFGRTLGVPLFQEQVMELAILAADYTPGEADQLRRSMAAWKRHGGLEPHRERLTSRMRANGYTAEYAADIFRQIEGFGSYGFPESHAASFALLTYASCWLKCHEPAAFAAALINSYPMGFYSPDQILQDARRHRLQTLPVDVTCSDWDCSLEAVADSRQPAIRMGLRMVRGLAEKHGRAVEQARRQQPFRDITDLCLRAGLDAKAREHLADAGALKGLAGHRFQARWAMAAIEPQLPLFAEGAVVVEEIQELVAPTTGEDLHSDYASLGTTLGPHPLTLLRPEFMAQRLMSSRDLKERRHGQPARIAGLVVGRQRPGTASGVTFVTLEDEFGMVNVVVWRTLAERQRRELVASQLMRVDGTIETRDGVLHVVAGRLQDISELLQGLDTRSRDFH